One region of Oryza sativa Japonica Group chromosome 5, ASM3414082v1 genomic DNA includes:
- the LOC4338354 gene encoding stromal 70 kDa heat shock-related protein, chloroplastic, producing MATTTFPTSTPFFAHHGRRRPSPSVSVRTAAAVYGRGGGRRWRPLRVACEKVVGIDLGTTNSAVAAMEGGKPTIVTNAEGARTTPSVVAYTKSGDRLVGQIAKRQAVVNPENTFFSVKRFIGRKMNEVDEESKQVSYRVIRDDNGNVKLDCPAIGKQFAAEEISAQVLRKLVDDASKFLNDKVTKAVITVPAYFNDSQRTATKDAGRIAGLEVLRIINEPTAASLAYGFEKKNNETILVFDLGGGTFDVSVLEVGDGVFEVLSTSGDTHLGGDDFDKRVVDWLAGNFKNDEGIDLLKDKQALQRLTEAAEKAKMELSSLTQTNISLPFITATADGPKHIETTLTRAKFEELCSDLLDRLRTPVDNALRDAKLSFKDIDEVILVGGSTRIPAVQDLVKKMTGKDPNVTVNPDEVVALGAAVQAGVLSGDVSDIVLLDVTPLSLGLETLGGVMTKIIPRNTTLPTSKSEVFSTAADGQTSVEINVLQGEREFVRDNKSLGSFRLDGIPPAPRGVPQIEVKFDIDANGILSVSAVDKGTGKKQDITITGASTLPKDEVEKMVEEAEKFAKEDKEKRDAIDTKNQAESVIYQTEKQLKELGDKVPGDVKGKVEAKLTELKDAVAGGSTQTMKDALAALNQEVMQLGQALYSQQGAPGAGPTPGADAAAGSAGPSEKPGGEEGDVIDADFTDSQ from the exons ATGGCGACCACGACCTTCCCCACCTCGACCCCCTTCTTCGCCCACCatggcaggcggcggccgtcCCCGTCCGTCTCcgtccgcaccgccgccgcggtgtaCGGGCGCGGCGGGGGCCGGAGGTGGCGGCCGCTGCGGGTGGCGTGCGAGAAGGTGGTCGGGATCGACCTCGGGACCACCAACTCCGCGGTGGCGGCCATGGAGGGCGGCAAGCCGACGATCGTCACCAACGCCGAGGGCGCCCGCACCACGCCGTCGGTCGTCGCCTACACCAAGTCCGGTGACCGGCTGGTGGGGCAGATCGCCAAGCGACAGGCGGTCGTCAACCCGGAGAACACCTTCTTCTCCGTCAAGCGCTTCATCGGCCGCAAGATGAACGAAGTCGACGAGGAGTCCAAGCAGGTCTCCTACCGCGTCATCAGGGACGACAACGGCAACGTCAAGCTCGACTGTCCCGCCATTGGCAAGCAGTTCGCCGCCGAGGAGATCTCCGCCCAG GTGCTTAGAAAGCTGGTGGATGATGCATCAAAGTTCTTGAACGATAAAGTCACAAAGGCAGTGATCACAGTCCCAGCATATTTCAATGACTCACAAAGGACAGCAACAAAAGATGCTGGCCGGATTGCTGGGTTGGAAGTTCTCCGCATCATAAACGAGCCTACTGCAGCATCTTTGGCATATGGGtttgaaaagaagaacaatgaGACCATTCTTGTTTTTGACCTGGGAGGAGGCACATTTGATGTTTCAG TTCTTGAAGTTGGTGATGGTGTTTTTGAGGTGCTGTCTACATCTGGTGACACTCACCTTGGTGGTGATGACTTTGACAAG AGGGTTGTTGATTGGCTGGCGGGGAACTTCAAGAATGATGAAGGTATTGACCTACTAAAAGACAAGCAGGCCTTGCAACGTCTTACAGAAGCAGCTGAGAAGGCAAAGATGGAGCTATCATCCTTGACCCAAACAAATATCAG TTTACCCTTCATTACAGCTACTGCTGATGGGCCCAAGCATATCGAGACAACTCTTACCAGGGCTAAATTTGAGGAGCTATGTTCAGATCTTCTTGACAG GTTGAGGACCCCTGTGGACAATGCCCTCAGAGATGCAAAGTTGTCATTTAAAGACATAGATGAGGTGATCCTTGTCGGTGGCTCCACCAGAATTCCAGCTGTGCAGGATCTTGTGAAGAAAATGACTGGAAAGGACCCCAATGTGACTGTCAACCCTGATGAGGTTGTTGCACTTGGAGCAGCTGTTCAG GCAGGAGTGTTGTCTGGTGATGTGAGCGACATTGTTCTTCTTGATGTAACACCACTTTCTCTGGGTTTGGAGACACTGGGTGGTGTGATGACCAAGATTATCCCAAGGAACACAACTTTGCCCACCTCCAAGTCAGAGGTCTTCTCAACCGCTGCTGATGGCCAGACTAGCGTGGAGATCAATGTCCtccaaggagagagagagtttgtCAGGGACAACAAATCTCTTGGTAGCTTTCGGCTTGATGGAATTCCTCCTGCCCCACGGGGTGTTCCACAAATCGAAGTTAAGTTTGACATCGATGCCAATGGCATCCTTTCTGTCAGCGCCGTAGACAAGGGTACTGGAAAGAAGCAGGACATTACGATAACTGGTGCCAGCACATTGCCGAAGGATGAG GTGGAGAAGATGGTTGAAGAAGCAGAGAAGTTTGCCAAGGAGGACAAAGAGAAGAGGGACGCAATCGACACCAAGAACCAGGCAGAGTCTGTCATCTACCAGACTGAGAAACAATTGAAGGAGCTCGGTGACAAGGTCCCAGGCGATGTGAAGGGTAAGGTTGAGGCGAAGCTGACGGAGCTCAAGGACGCTGTTGCAGGTGGCTCGACACAGACGATGAAGGATGCTCTCGCTGCTCTGAACCAGGAAGTGATGCAGCTGGGGCAGGCCCTCTACAGCCAGCAGGGTGCCCCAGGAGCAGGACCTACCCCAGGAGCTGATGCTGCCGCTGGCTCTGCTGGCCCATCCGAGAAGCCAGGAGGCGAGGAAGGTGATGTCATCGATGCTGATTTTACAGACAGCCAATGA